The Armatimonadota bacterium genome segment CACCAACCTCGCCATGGTGCAAGGCCTAACGCTCATCCCCGTCATCAACAAAATCGACATGCCTGCAGCCCAGCCCGAGCGCGTCAAAGAGGAAATCGAGAGCGCCCTCGCCCTCAGCGCAGAAGACGCCGTATTAGCCAGCGCCAAGCAAGGAATCGGCATCCGTGAAATCTTAGAAGCCGTCGTTGAGCGAATACCGCCCCCCAAAGGCGACGCCCATGCCCCCTTGCGCGCGCTCGTCTACGACTCCCACTACGACTCCTACACCGGCGTCGTCGCCTACGTCCGAATCATGGACGGCGAGATCAAACCCAAGCAAAAGATACGCTTTATGCAGACCGGCGCCGAATTCGAAGTCGCCCAAGTCGGCTACTTCACCCCTCGCATGGTGCCCGCCAAAGCGCTCCACACTGGCGAAGTCGGCTATGTCATCGCCAGCGTCAAATCGGTCAAAGACGCACAGGTCGGCGACACCATCACCTCGGCCGACAAATCGGCCTCGATACCGCTCGACGGCTTTAGAAGAGCCAAACCGATGGTCTTTTGCGGCCTCTTCCCCGTAGAAGGCGATCGATACCCCGACCTGCGAGAGGCGCTCGAAAAACTGCGGCTGAACGACGCCGCAATCGCCTTTGAGCCCGACACCAGCGCCGCGCTCGGTTTCGGATTCCGATGCGGCTTCCTCGGACTGCTTCATATGGAGATCGTACAAGAGCGGTTGGAGCGCGAATACAACCTCGATTTGATCGCCACTGCCCCCAGCGTTCTCTTTCGAGTGCACGGCACGGACGGCAAAGTTCAAGAGATCGACAATCCGAACGAGTTTCCCGACCCCACAGCCATTGCCCGAATCGAGGAGCCTTTCGTCAATGCCACCATCACCGCGCCCGCCGAATACATCGGTGCCGTCATGTCGCTCTGTATGGGCCGCCGCGGAGAGTACGTTCGCATGGAGTACCCCGTGCCCTCCCGAGCCATTCTATACTTCAAGCTTCCCCTCAGCGAAATTCTGCTCGACTTTTACGACCAACTAAAAAGCCAAACCCGAGGCTACGCCGCATTCGATTACGAGATCGGCGGTTACCAGGAGGCACAGATGGTCAAGCTCGACATCCTAGTCAACGGCGAGCCGGTCGATGCGCTCAGCTTCATCACGCCCAAGGATCGCGCCTACCCTCGCGCCCGCGCCCTTACAGAGAGGCTCAAAGAAGTCATCCCTCGCCAACAGTTCGAGGTCAAAATA includes the following:
- the lepA gene encoding elongation factor 4; translated protein: MNQRNVRNFCIIAHIDHGKSTLADRIIEATGAQTAGVDQMLDTMDLERERGITIKMTAVRLNYVAQNGKTYQLNLIDTPGHVDFAYEVSRSLAACEGALLVVDASQGVEAQTIANTNLAMVQGLTLIPVINKIDMPAAQPERVKEEIESALALSAEDAVLASAKQGIGIREILEAVVERIPPPKGDAHAPLRALVYDSHYDSYTGVVAYVRIMDGEIKPKQKIRFMQTGAEFEVAQVGYFTPRMVPAKALHTGEVGYVIASVKSVKDAQVGDTITSADKSASIPLDGFRRAKPMVFCGLFPVEGDRYPDLREALEKLRLNDAAIAFEPDTSAALGFGFRCGFLGLLHMEIVQERLEREYNLDLIATAPSVLFRVHGTDGKVQEIDNPNEFPDPTAIARIEEPFVNATITAPAEYIGAVMSLCMGRRGEYVRMEYPVPSRAILYFKLPLSEILLDFYDQLKSQTRGYAAFDYEIGGYQEAQMVKLDILVNGEPVDALSFITPKDRAYPRARALTERLKEVIPRQQFEVKIQASIGARIIASETIRPFRKNVLAKCYGGDITRKRKLLEKQKEGKKRLKQIGSVEVPQEAFLSVLKVGE